The genomic DNA CGTGGTCTACGCGGCCGGCGGGCTGGTGACGGACGCCGCCACGGTGTTGACCGGTGTTCCGGCCGCCGACCTGTCGCCGCGCGCCGCGCGCCTCAAGGACGACCTCGACGCTGTAGTGGCGGGCGCGCCGGTCGCGGGCGCCGCCGATGCCGACCCGGGTCGCCTCCTGCGCCGGGCCGTCCTCGAGCTCGGTCTGCCGACGTTCGACGATGTCGCGACGGCCGCCGCCTTCGCACGTGTGGCCTCGGCAACCGACCTTCCCCTGGCCTACGCTTGGGCCGCGATCATGGCGGTCAGCGCAGGCGACCTCGACGGCGCGCATGAGCCTTTGGCGCTGGCCGAGGCGGGCGGCTACCCCTACGCGGCGACGCTGGCCGCCTCGTTGGCGTCGTCGACGGGCGACGTCGAGGCTTATCGCGCCGGGCTCGAGCGCGTCGTCGCGGGCGAAGCCGACAGCGGCAGCGCGGCGCTGCTCGGCGCGAGCGTCGTCGCTCAGATGGCCGAGGACACCCAGGCGGAGAAGGCCGCCCTCCACGCCCTCGGCCGCGCCGCGCCGTTCCTCACCTACACCTTCGAGCGCCTGTCCTACATCGCGTTCGACGAGGAGGACGCCGCCGCTGCCGCCGGCGCCCTTGCCGTCGCCGTTCAGCTCGACCCGGAATCGGACCTGTACTGGACCAACCTCGGCTGGTCGTACTACCTGCTCGGCTTCCTGGAGCGGAGCGAAGCCGCGTCGCTCCACGCCGTCGAGCTCGACGCCAACCAGTTCATCGCCAACTACAACGTCGGCCTAGTGCGCTCGGTGACGGGTCGCCTAGCCGAAGCCGTCGACGCGTACGACCGGGCCATGCGGCTCGATCCCAGCGTGGACGACGAGGCCATCAAGGACCTGGAGAGCGCTAGGAGCCTCTACCCTGACGCGACCTCCGTGTACTACTCGCTCGGCTACCTCTACGACGCCGACGGCCGCAGGGCCGAAGCCCGCACGGCGCTGCGCACGTTCGTGAGGCGTGCCGGCGCCGCCGGCCTCTATCCGGAGTTCGTGGCCACGGCAACGCAGCGGCTCGTGGTGCTCGACGCGCCGCCGCCGCCGCTGGAGCTGTTCGGCGACGTAGTGGTCCACCTCGGCGTGAGGGGGCCCGAAGCGGCGCCCTTCGGCCCCGGCGACACGCTCTACCCGTCCTTCGAGGTGAGCACGCCCGGCGACGAGCTGCCTGCGACCCTGCACGTCAAGCTCGCGCTCACCGTGGCAGAGGGCTCCGACCTGGAAGCCACGGCCGACAGCCACGTCCCGGCCGGCGCGGTGGGGTACGTGATCGACACCGTAGGCCTCGAACTCCCGCTCGACCTCGCCGCCGGCACGTACGAGCTCGTCGTCACGGTGGAAGGCATGGACGGGGAGAGCGTGTCCGCTAGGTCGAGCGTCGAGGTGACCGGCAGTCCGGTCGACCTGAGGCGCCTACTTGGGAGGGGCGTCGTCATGACGGCGCTCGAGACCTCCCTGCCCCTCTACAGCGCGAAGGACCTCGCCACGCCCGACAGGCTGGTAGACGTCCTCGTGGGCGAGCTGCGAGCCGGTGCCGCGGCCGCCGAGCAGGCACTGCCGGCGATCGAGGGCGGGCGGTTCGCCGGGCTCTCAGGCGGAGCGCTCTTCTCGGAGAGCTCCGCGGATGACGTGAGAGATTACCTCGCGTACTTGCTCGCTTCCGACCTGACCGACTACCGCTTCACGTTCGTGGACGGCTACGCCCAGTGGGCGTTGGACGGCGCGCCGGAAGGGCCCTTGACGGACCCGTGACCGCCTGAAAGCTTGCAGGCCGACAGGGCTCCTGGCGGGACGAGGTCCGGCTGGGAGCCCGTTGCTTGGGCCTCAGCCGCCGCCGAAGAGGCGGCCGAAGATCCGGAAGCCCGCGATGTAGGTGCCGCTGGCCGACCCGACGGTCGTCAGGATGAACACGAGCAGGACCCGGGCGGCGCGGTTGCGCCACCAGCCGCGCCACGTGGTCACGTCGTGCCGCAGCGCCTGGAAGTCGCCGACGCTCGGGCGCCTCAGCGACAGCTCCGTGCCCGCGGCCACGAAGCCGACGCCGATCAACGGGTTGAGGGCCGTGAACGGCGACGCGACGGCCGCCACGATCACGGTGAGGGGGTGGGCGAGGGCCGCGAGGGCGCCGACGGCGCTGAGGACCATGTGGATCAACGTCCAGTCGGTCAGGAGCCGTAGGCCGATGTCCGGGCTGCGCAGGAAGCCGATGACGAAGCCCAGGACGATGAGCGCGACGATGGCCCAGGGGAGGGCCTTGACGACCTTGCTCGGCGGAGGCACCTGCTCCAGCTTGCTCGTGGTCGTGCGGACGTCCTGGCCCTCGGCCGCGAGCCCGGCCGCCACCCCCTTGAGGTGACCGGCGCCCATCACGGCCAAGACCTCGCGGTGACCGGCCGCCTGCTGGACGAGCCGCGCGACCATGTAGTCGTCGCGCTCCTTGATCAAGGGTACGTAGATGCGCTCGCTCTTGCTGGCGAACTCGTTGAAGGTCGACTCGAGCAGGTCGCCTTCCTTGAGGGCCTCGACCTCCTCCTCGGTGATCTTCTCGTTGCTGAAGGCGGAGGCGAGCAGGCCGCCGAAGAGGGTCAGGCGCTGCCACCATGGGACGTTCGCGTAGACGCGCCTCAGCGTCACGCCGATGTCGCGATCGATGAGGAGCAGGGGGAGGTTGGCGGCCTTCGCGGCCTGCATGGCTGCCTTCATCTCGGCACCCGGCTCCACGCCGAACTGCTCGGCCATGCGCTGCTGGAAGGCAGACAGGGCCAGGTTGACGGCCAGCATGCCGGCCTTGCCCTCGCGCAGGACCTTGAAGAGGTCCATCTTCGAGTAGGCGTCCGGGTCGGAAAGCGAGCGGTAACGGCCCGCGTCCAGCTCGATCGCCACGGCGTCGAAGCGTCCGCTCTCGACCAGGCGAGTGACGGTGGCGGCGCTCGACTTCGAGACGTGCGCGGTGCCGAGGAGCGTGTAACGCACCCCGCCGCGCTCCACTACGGCGACGGGTTGATCGCCGGCCAACTCCGCGAGGTCGTATGGGGGCGCCCCTTCGGCCCGATCTCCTGCAGCGGCGCTCTCGGCCGCGGGAAGCTCATCGCTCATGCCGGAGTGTACCTTCGCGACCGGTCTCGGCGACGACCGTGGGCCCGGGGTCGGCCTGAGGTCCGTGGGCGCCGCCCCGACGACCAGGACCGGTGGAGAGCCCGGGACGAGGCCGCGCCGCGGTCCTTGGGCATCACCGCTACCGCTCCGGCAGTGACGTGCCCGTCCGCTGCTCCCGCCCGACTACAATCGGCTCATGCAGCAACACCACCCCGCGCCACCGGCGGGAGCCGGCAAGCGCTCCTCGAGTTGCGGGGAGCCCGGGTGACCGCGCTCCTGAAGCGCCTGTTCGGACGCGTGCCGGGCGGAGCACTCTCCCAGCAGGTGCGCAGCGCTCGCCTCTGGCTGCCCCTGGCCATCGTCGGGGTGGTCATCGTCTACCAGCTCTTCGTGGTGCCCATCGGCGGCCCGGCCTTCGAGTTCTGGGCA from Trueperaceae bacterium includes the following:
- a CDS encoding tetratricopeptide repeat protein produces the protein MPRPARRLLLILAAAAAAFAPLSAAFAATLAIHPFDSDDTLLGFAVADELAAAFDAPGASELAADVGPSLLVLGPEVAGGAIPPLVADGGFVGLSRVVGGDVMFGPAGADLLRTGLGVDVAVTGRVLVMEDDYRLELQVAGEGGAISATLSAPHGRRDRLVAQAARVVARALAGGTPADAPSAVPTAVGNVPLEGAYATYLTAVVYAAGGLVTDAATVLTGVPAADLSPRAARLKDDLDAVVAGAPVAGAADADPGRLLRRAVLELGLPTFDDVATAAAFARVASATDLPLAYAWAAIMAVSAGDLDGAHEPLALAEAGGYPYAATLAASLASSTGDVEAYRAGLERVVAGEADSGSAALLGASVVAQMAEDTQAEKAALHALGRAAPFLTYTFERLSYIAFDEEDAAAAAGALAVAVQLDPESDLYWTNLGWSYYLLGFLERSEAASLHAVELDANQFIANYNVGLVRSVTGRLAEAVDAYDRAMRLDPSVDDEAIKDLESARSLYPDATSVYYSLGYLYDADGRRAEARTALRTFVRRAGAAGLYPEFVATATQRLVVLDAPPPPLELFGDVVVHLGVRGPEAAPFGPGDTLYPSFEVSTPGDELPATLHVKLALTVAEGSDLEATADSHVPAGAVGYVIDTVGLELPLDLAAGTYELVVTVEGMDGESVSARSSVEVTGSPVDLRRLLGRGVVMTALETSLPLYSAKDLATPDRLVDVLVGELRAGAAAAEQALPAIEGGRFAGLSGGALFSESSADDVRDYLAYLLASDLTDYRFTFVDGYAQWALDGAPEGPLTDP
- a CDS encoding TraB/GumN family protein; the encoded protein is MSDELPAAESAAAGDRAEGAPPYDLAELAGDQPVAVVERGGVRYTLLGTAHVSKSSAATVTRLVESGRFDAVAIELDAGRYRSLSDPDAYSKMDLFKVLREGKAGMLAVNLALSAFQQRMAEQFGVEPGAEMKAAMQAAKAANLPLLLIDRDIGVTLRRVYANVPWWQRLTLFGGLLASAFSNEKITEEEVEALKEGDLLESTFNEFASKSERIYVPLIKERDDYMVARLVQQAAGHREVLAVMGAGHLKGVAAGLAAEGQDVRTTTSKLEQVPPPSKVVKALPWAIVALIVLGFVIGFLRSPDIGLRLLTDWTLIHMVLSAVGALAALAHPLTVIVAAVASPFTALNPLIGVGFVAAGTELSLRRPSVGDFQALRHDVTTWRGWWRNRAARVLLVFILTTVGSASGTYIAGFRIFGRLFGGG